The proteins below come from a single Pradoshia eiseniae genomic window:
- a CDS encoding nucleobase:cation symporter-2 family protein, whose protein sequence is MKVNKWQTASLGLQHVLAMYAGAVIVPLLVGGGIGLTPEQLTHLVSIDILMCGIATLLQVWKNRFFGIGLPVVLGCTFTAVGPMIAIGGDYGIPAIYGAILASGLFVILISKYFSKLLAFFPPVVTGSVVTIIGMTLIPTAMNNMAGGQGSSDYGSLSNILLAFGTLLFIVILYKFSTGFLRAISILLGLIAGSVAAAFMGKVDIQAILDADVVLTPQPFYFGLPSFELIPILTMILVAMVSLVESTGVYLALSDICEEKLEEKDFAKGYRAEGVAIFLGGIFNALPYTTYSQNVGLIQMSGVRSKNVIYTAGAFLVILGFSPKIAALTTVIPSAVLGGAMVAMFGMVLSAGIKMLSKVDLQSQENLLIIACACGLGLGVSVVPEMFQNLPSGLRILTENGIVAGGLTAMALNLIFNVLGKKAKKGSQLLQSKEEVASS, encoded by the coding sequence ATGAAGGTTAATAAATGGCAAACGGCTTCATTAGGCTTGCAGCATGTCCTTGCCATGTACGCAGGGGCAGTGATTGTTCCGTTATTAGTAGGCGGGGGCATTGGACTGACGCCTGAGCAGCTTACCCATCTTGTCTCTATCGATATATTGATGTGCGGGATTGCGACCTTACTACAAGTGTGGAAGAATCGCTTCTTTGGAATCGGCCTGCCAGTCGTTCTTGGCTGCACATTCACAGCCGTTGGTCCGATGATTGCCATTGGCGGAGATTATGGCATTCCAGCCATTTATGGCGCAATTTTAGCCTCAGGATTATTTGTCATTCTAATCAGTAAGTATTTCAGCAAATTATTGGCCTTTTTCCCGCCGGTCGTTACAGGCTCAGTTGTGACGATTATCGGGATGACCTTGATTCCAACAGCTATGAATAATATGGCTGGAGGACAAGGCTCAAGCGATTATGGCTCATTATCCAACATTCTGCTTGCTTTTGGTACATTGCTATTTATTGTCATTTTATATAAATTTTCTACTGGGTTCTTACGAGCCATCTCGATTCTGCTTGGGTTGATTGCCGGTTCGGTTGCGGCAGCCTTCATGGGTAAGGTAGATATTCAAGCCATTCTTGATGCAGATGTGGTATTAACCCCACAGCCATTCTATTTTGGATTGCCATCATTTGAATTGATTCCAATCCTGACGATGATCTTGGTTGCGATGGTCAGCCTTGTTGAATCAACTGGCGTTTATCTCGCCCTATCGGATATTTGCGAAGAGAAATTAGAAGAAAAAGATTTTGCAAAAGGCTACCGTGCGGAAGGAGTGGCGATTTTCCTTGGCGGTATTTTCAATGCATTGCCGTACACAACTTACTCCCAAAACGTCGGCTTGATCCAAATGTCTGGTGTGCGCTCGAAAAATGTCATTTATACAGCGGGTGCCTTCCTTGTTATTCTTGGCTTCAGCCCAAAAATTGCTGCCTTGACGACCGTCATCCCAAGTGCGGTACTAGGCGGCGCAATGGTCGCGATGTTCGGCATGGTTCTGTCAGCGGGCATCAAAATGCTCAGTAAGGTTGATCTCCAGTCACAAGAGAACCTCTTAATCATTGCCTGTGCATGCGGACTTGGCCTTGGCGTATCCGTTGTGCCGGAAATGTTCCAAAACCTGCCTTCAGGACTAAGGATCTTGACGGAGAACGGAATTGTCGCAGGCGGACTAACGGCGATGGCGCTCAACTTGATTTTCAATGTATTGGGGAAAAAAGCGAAAAAAGGCAGCCAATTGCTTCAAAGTAAGGAAGAAGTGGCTTCGTCATAA
- a CDS encoding YjcZ family sporulation protein, whose product MEEYRSERRDKNSFAFVVVLFILLIIVGASFMSHY is encoded by the coding sequence ATGGAAGAATACAGAAGTGAACGTAGAGATAAAAACTCTTTTGCTTTTGTCGTTGTGTTGTTCATTCTACTCATCATTGTTGGAGCTTCTTTTATGAGCCACTACTAA
- the yjcZ gene encoding sporulation protein YjcZ: protein MRCGYDGGYSGGYDGGYGRSSSGSNFALIVVLFILLIIVLGSFVK from the coding sequence ATGAGATGTGGATATGACGGAGGTTATAGCGGTGGTTATGACGGAGGCTATGGCCGTAGTTCTAGCGGGAGCAATTTTGCCTTAATCGTTGTATTGTTCATTCTGTTAATTATCGTACTGGGCAGCTTCGTTAAATAA
- a CDS encoding YesK family protein, producing the protein MMFFGPFLMALIPGICILLLTWWLSKKDMPLGLRLLPGLMTIAVSFVLFYIGLEYIRGFEGAAYGLLAIFLILFALTSFVFAKSTYNNNATKHH; encoded by the coding sequence ATGATGTTTTTCGGGCCATTCCTCATGGCCTTAATACCGGGTATATGTATCCTGTTGCTTACTTGGTGGCTTAGCAAAAAAGATATGCCCTTAGGTTTACGGTTATTGCCAGGTCTTATGACAATTGCCGTTTCCTTTGTTCTATTCTACATTGGGTTGGAGTATATTCGAGGTTTTGAGGGTGCAGCCTATGGCCTTCTTGCCATATTCCTTATCCTTTTCGCATTAACTTCGTTCGTGTTTGCAAAGAGCACCTATAACAATAATGCAACGAAGCACCACTGA